One window of Bacillus alkalicellulosilyticus genomic DNA carries:
- a CDS encoding alpha/beta-type small acid-soluble spore protein translates to MARSNSSNQLLVQGAEAALDQMKYEIAQEFGVQLGPDATSRSNGSVGGEITKRLVQQAQQQLR, encoded by the coding sequence ATGGCACGAAGCAATAGCAGTAATCAACTTCTAGTACAAGGTGCAGAGGCTGCACTAGACCAAATGAAGTATGAAATCGCGCAAGAATTCGGTGTACAACTTGGTCCAGATGCAACATCTCGCTCAAATGGTTCTGTAGGTGGAGAAATCACAAAACGCCTAGTACAACAAGCTCAACAACAATTACGTTAA
- a CDS encoding CBO0543 family protein, with amino-acid sequence MIHMHLATALFVIFAVWKWGDWRNWQKYHTTILFYSLGNLAYNFLTANYFLWRFNAEILVNHTIAEMVYTFVVFPGTIILFLGNYPTERPRIILHHFKWITIYGVWEWVFTLFGKIEYQYGWTLGWSVAFLVIMFPLLALHHRRPLLVYFLSAIVAVLVLWYFEVPVHIPIEYRNPDIP; translated from the coding sequence ATGATTCATATGCATCTCGCTACCGCTCTTTTTGTCATATTTGCTGTTTGGAAATGGGGCGATTGGAGGAACTGGCAAAAATACCATACAACAATTTTATTTTATTCGTTAGGAAATTTAGCATATAATTTTTTGACTGCAAACTACTTTCTCTGGCGTTTTAATGCTGAAATTTTAGTGAATCACACGATCGCTGAAATGGTGTATACTTTCGTGGTTTTTCCGGGTACTATCATTTTGTTTTTAGGCAATTATCCAACTGAAAGACCAAGAATCATTTTACACCACTTCAAATGGATTACGATTTATGGGGTGTGGGAGTGGGTATTTACTTTATTCGGTAAGATTGAATATCAATATGGCTGGACGTTAGGCTGGTCGGTCGCATTTTTGGTCATTATGTTTCCATTATTAGCTTTACATCATCGTCGTCCGCTACTTGTCTATTTCCTATCCGCCATTGTTGCGGTACTAGTATTGTGGTACTTTGAAGTTCCTGTCCATATCCCAATAGAATACCGTAATCCTGATATACCTTAG
- a CDS encoding sensor histidine kinase produces MKWFNQSLFRRLLFSFLIVFLLGFSLIGIVIAHSTADYITSQKRMEMLTYARNVNGAILHETDVNANVKNTIEHLASFSETTIWLINDTGEIVATSSEQDLFLGEFINDELMEQILNGGTSFQVMNIEDEERPMLSVAVPWGTTEQIHGAIIMHSPVSGIKSTVRNIREIILWASISGLLIVGLLVSYLSWSISKPLRKIEEAANEIALGNYKKRVYHSVPDEIGELVNSFNRMAAKLYDIEKERGTLENRRKDFIANISHELRTPLTAMKGFLEALQDGLVKDKESQQRYYEIMYRETEYLQYLVDDLMDLIKLEEKQVTLDLYFVQIDDVIKKVAVQLEPSFEEKGNTFTLVAPEYIPTITGDSLRLEQIFKNLIHNANKFTEDGQVIANIEQQDDDIVVQIIDTGKGIPSYDLNRIWERFFKVDRIRTKKGRGTGLGLAIVKELVELHHGTITVESEIGKGTTFSIRFPTNRQDNL; encoded by the coding sequence ATGAAATGGTTTAACCAAAGTTTGTTTCGAAGATTACTATTTAGTTTTTTAATTGTTTTTTTATTAGGTTTTAGTTTAATTGGCATCGTGATAGCCCACTCGACTGCTGATTATATTACAAGTCAAAAGCGAATGGAAATGCTTACCTATGCGCGAAACGTAAATGGTGCGATACTTCATGAGACGGATGTAAATGCAAATGTGAAAAATACAATTGAACACCTCGCTTCATTCTCAGAAACAACAATCTGGTTGATTAATGATACAGGTGAAATTGTCGCCACATCGTCAGAGCAAGATTTATTTTTAGGTGAATTTATTAATGATGAACTGATGGAACAAATTCTCAATGGAGGCACTAGCTTTCAAGTCATGAATATTGAGGATGAAGAAAGACCAATGTTATCGGTTGCTGTACCTTGGGGAACAACCGAGCAAATCCATGGGGCCATCATCATGCACTCACCTGTCTCAGGAATAAAATCGACAGTACGAAACATTAGAGAAATTATACTGTGGGCATCGATAAGCGGCTTATTGATAGTTGGTTTACTCGTATCCTACTTATCATGGTCCATCTCTAAACCCTTACGAAAAATAGAAGAAGCAGCGAATGAAATCGCATTAGGGAATTATAAAAAAAGAGTATACCACAGCGTTCCGGATGAAATTGGAGAGCTTGTTAACTCCTTTAATCGAATGGCAGCAAAGCTGTATGACATCGAAAAAGAACGAGGCACTCTAGAAAATCGGCGCAAAGATTTTATAGCAAATATTTCACATGAACTTCGGACTCCCTTAACTGCAATGAAAGGCTTTTTAGAAGCGTTGCAGGATGGCCTAGTTAAGGATAAGGAGTCTCAACAACGTTATTATGAAATCATGTATCGAGAAACTGAATATCTCCAGTATTTAGTCGATGACTTAATGGACCTTATTAAACTTGAAGAAAAACAGGTAACTCTTGATTTATACTTTGTTCAAATCGATGACGTTATTAAAAAAGTAGCCGTTCAATTGGAACCTTCATTCGAGGAAAAAGGAAATACATTCACATTAGTAGCACCTGAGTACATCCCCACAATTACCGGGGATTCGTTACGTCTCGAACAAATCTTTAAAAACTTAATTCATAATGCTAATAAATTTACAGAGGATGGGCAAGTTATCGCAAACATAGAACAACAAGATGATGACATTGTAGTCCAAATAATTGATACCGGCAAAGGCATTCCCTCTTATGATTTAAACCGAATTTGGGAACGTTTCTTTAAGGTTGACAGAATTCGCACAAAAAAAGGCAGAGGAACTGGCTTGGGGTTAGCAATCGTGAAAGAACTTGTTGAACTTCACCATGGAACGATTACGGTAGAGAGCGAAATTGGAAAAGGGACAACTTTTTCGATCCGATTCCCAACCAACAGACAAGATAATCTATGA
- a CDS encoding alpha/beta-type small acid-soluble spore protein — translation MARSNSSNQLLVQGAEAALDQMKVEIAQEFGVQLGADATSRSNGSVGGEITKRLVQQAQQQLR, via the coding sequence ATGGCACGAAGCAATAGCAGTAATCAACTTCTAGTACAAGGTGCAGAGGCTGCACTAGATCAAATGAAGGTTGAAATCGCGCAAGAATTCGGTGTACAACTTGGTGCAGATGCAACTTCTCGTTCAAATGGTTCTGTAGGTGGAGAAATCACAAAACGCCTAGTACAACAAGCTCAGCAACAATTACGATAA
- a CDS encoding response regulator transcription factor — protein sequence MNNLTVLVADDDPYVCEIIRLFFTDNNYTVIEANNGRDALSLFESENPDIVLLDIMMPDIDGYEVCKEIRKKTDTPIIMLSAKDEEFDRILGLEIGADDYVTKPFSPREIIARIKAIFRRTSARPLGDERSVEEEIYTFSSFSIAVLQRKVDVQGTSLTLRPKEFDLLLYLVRHPNAVLTREQLLEHVWGFDFVGDIRTVDVHIKRIRTEFAKHHIDCIHTVWGVGYQFQEKEKE from the coding sequence ATGAATAACCTTACTGTACTCGTTGCAGATGATGATCCATACGTCTGTGAAATCATTCGTCTTTTTTTTACAGATAATAATTATACGGTGATTGAAGCAAATAATGGTCGTGATGCTCTTTCACTCTTTGAATCTGAAAACCCTGATATTGTTTTGTTAGATATTATGATGCCAGACATCGATGGATATGAAGTGTGTAAAGAAATCCGTAAAAAGACGGATACACCAATAATTATGTTATCCGCAAAAGATGAAGAGTTTGATAGAATATTAGGGTTAGAAATTGGGGCTGATGATTATGTTACGAAGCCCTTTAGTCCTAGAGAAATCATTGCTCGAATTAAGGCTATATTTCGAAGGACTTCTGCGAGACCTTTAGGTGATGAACGTTCTGTTGAAGAAGAAATTTATACTTTTTCTTCTTTTTCAATAGCGGTTCTGCAACGAAAAGTTGACGTCCAAGGAACATCATTAACGTTACGCCCTAAAGAGTTTGACTTGCTTTTGTATTTGGTGCGACATCCCAACGCCGTCTTAACAAGAGAGCAATTGCTCGAGCATGTTTGGGGTTTTGATTTTGTTGGTGATATTCGTACCGTAGATGTACATATCAAACGAATTCGAACTGAGTTTGCAAAGCACCACATTGATTGTATACATACGGTATGGGGTGTTGGTTATCAGTTTCAAGAAAAGGAAAAGGAGTGA
- a CDS encoding acyltransferase family protein: MRSVACLCIVFLHAVALGLESVTTLSVVRIVFDSVNILLYFGTPLFIFISVFILAYSYRNRNIPEAFLQKRITYIFIPFLAMAFFYSIPHASSLEAWGVKLLMNAVVGDFHGYFVLIIFQFYILHLLLHTFLKRTNPYVVISVSLIINGLYLSIFHFTTPPDSPYATYIWERFYWVPFFGWLFYYSLGFYCGYHYKSFRAFLHRIKYVIIVAPIVSSFLLLSFYHFEVITVHSSKRIDLLFHTTAVGFFLFYIATRVKKIPPLLIIVSQYSFGIYLLHMFYIHLVGTILSFVSIQVGILYIPFLFLFSLISSVITVHYLSKLKYGVYIVGKIGARYQVDKIGSIKPKEKQKNKIKRAFSIQYKGR; the protein is encoded by the coding sequence TTGCGGAGCGTCGCATGCTTATGCATTGTGTTTTTACATGCAGTTGCTCTTGGATTAGAATCCGTTACAACGCTATCGGTAGTTAGAATAGTATTTGATTCCGTTAATATCTTATTGTACTTTGGGACACCGTTGTTTATCTTTATCTCTGTGTTTATTCTCGCTTATTCATATCGGAATCGAAACATACCTGAGGCATTTTTGCAAAAACGGATTACCTATATTTTTATCCCATTTTTAGCAATGGCTTTCTTCTATTCCATTCCCCATGCCTCTTCACTAGAAGCTTGGGGAGTAAAATTACTAATGAATGCAGTGGTTGGTGATTTTCATGGGTACTTCGTTTTAATTATTTTTCAATTTTATATCCTTCACTTGCTACTGCATACATTCTTGAAAAGAACGAATCCATATGTTGTAATTAGTGTTTCTCTTATCATAAATGGGTTGTATTTGAGCATCTTTCATTTCACAACACCACCCGATTCTCCATATGCCACATACATCTGGGAACGATTTTATTGGGTCCCTTTCTTTGGATGGTTGTTTTATTATAGCCTCGGCTTTTACTGTGGCTATCATTATAAAAGCTTTAGAGCGTTTCTTCATCGGATAAAATACGTGATTATTGTCGCTCCTATTGTTTCAAGTTTTCTATTGTTATCCTTTTATCACTTTGAAGTCATTACTGTTCATAGCTCTAAAAGGATCGACCTCTTATTTCACACAACAGCCGTTGGTTTTTTCCTTTTTTATATTGCAACACGAGTAAAAAAAATACCTCCTTTGCTCATCATCGTTAGTCAATATTCGTTTGGTATTTATTTGTTGCACATGTTTTATATACACTTAGTTGGAACCATTCTCTCATTCGTTTCGATACAGGTCGGTATTCTTTATATCCCATTTTTGTTTCTTTTTAGTCTAATAAGTTCCGTTATCACAGTCCATTATCTCTCTAAATTGAAATATGGAGTGTATATTGTAGGAAAGATTGGAGCTAGATATCAAGTTGATAAAATCGGCTCAATAAAACCAAAAGAAAAACAAAAAAACAAAATAAAAAGAGCATTTTCCATACAATACAAAGGGAGATAA
- a CDS encoding serine hydrolase domain-containing protein produces the protein MIVNKKIMLAIVMLMIVLTLIIKQREQVATVLPFTQESTWKYHKSLEGVNWSEEKIEVAKDYFNSLNSTALFVVYDGKVLLSWGNVTKNTNAHSVRKSFLSSLYGIHHIHLNDTLHQLAISDIPELTIQEKQASIRDLMTSSSGVYIPSAEETRNMIQNRPQRESHPPGGFFYYNNWDFNVLGTIFNKQTNKDLFQEFYEKIASPLEMEDFSLTDTSYRNVENKSIHPAYLFRMSARDMARFGQLFLQNGSWNGKQIIPQQWIKESTSVQIRVPENQTYDYGYMWWVATDGPFRELGMYSAVGRFGQSIDVIPSEKLVIVHRVDSDKGRFRLPIRGVSQTERLTLIQFILDAKLEHK, from the coding sequence GTGATAGTAAACAAAAAGATTATGCTAGCAATCGTAATGTTGATGATTGTTTTGACACTCATTATTAAACAACGTGAACAAGTGGCGACCGTTCTTCCATTTACTCAGGAGTCAACATGGAAATACCACAAAAGCCTTGAAGGTGTGAATTGGTCAGAAGAAAAAATAGAGGTTGCAAAGGACTATTTCAACTCACTAAACTCAACCGCGTTATTTGTTGTATATGATGGGAAAGTCCTGTTAAGTTGGGGCAATGTTACAAAAAATACAAATGCTCATTCTGTCAGAAAGAGCTTTTTAAGTTCTCTTTATGGTATCCATCATATACATTTGAACGATACTCTTCATCAACTTGCCATTAGTGACATACCTGAATTGACGATTCAAGAAAAACAAGCATCTATTCGTGACCTAATGACGTCAAGTTCAGGAGTTTATATTCCTTCTGCCGAAGAAACAAGGAACATGATTCAAAATCGGCCACAACGTGAGAGTCATCCGCCAGGAGGTTTCTTTTATTACAATAACTGGGATTTTAATGTGCTGGGAACGATATTTAATAAACAAACGAATAAAGATTTATTTCAGGAGTTTTATGAGAAAATCGCATCCCCATTAGAAATGGAGGATTTTTCTTTAACAGATACAAGTTATCGAAACGTAGAAAATAAATCGATACATCCAGCTTACTTGTTTCGGATGTCAGCACGAGATATGGCACGCTTTGGACAATTATTCTTACAAAACGGGAGTTGGAATGGTAAGCAAATTATCCCTCAACAGTGGATTAAGGAAAGTACATCGGTTCAAATACGTGTACCAGAAAATCAAACTTATGATTATGGGTACATGTGGTGGGTCGCAACTGATGGTCCTTTTAGGGAGTTAGGCATGTATTCAGCTGTCGGAAGGTTTGGTCAGTCTATCGATGTGATTCCTAGTGAGAAGCTAGTCATTGTACATCGAGTTGACTCAGATAAAGGAAGATTTCGATTACCCATTCGGGGTGTCTCACAAACAGAAAGGTTAACACTAATCCAGTTTATATTAGACGCAAAACTAGAACATAAATAA
- a CDS encoding phosphatase PAP2 family protein, with the protein MSTNLGMLEQNQTSKIKLYSFIILLPLIAIIPNGWGWERLQFFLVLLLPIVLCAHYFQLEKETLKKSFIFLGIFIIANLSTFGLHVWQLVWEISNPNGLFGFKIPIDPLLYSIPFNDGTWLWQLSTPLLLDQFFVWIYVHGFVFCLLALAVYYLLTGQPNKILLAMFAGHFLQYLLILPFHFWVDGHQVWWIYNQWFGTTFTDPLLGHRTITEPIIPSLNHVFPSMHTSIAFVTILLALREKAKPIRYFFVPLNILIIISTVYLGIHWVIDLAGGMIFGYVVLKLSDKIMATQWKEKWTALKEKKPVYHMPLTKPEVKHQESHLFWRDDK; encoded by the coding sequence ATGTCTACGAATCTTGGAATGTTGGAGCAAAATCAAACTAGTAAAATTAAGTTATATTCGTTTATCATTCTTCTCCCTTTAATCGCGATTATCCCTAATGGTTGGGGTTGGGAAAGACTACAATTCTTTTTAGTGCTACTATTACCAATTGTGTTATGTGCGCATTATTTTCAGCTTGAAAAAGAAACCTTGAAAAAGTCGTTTATCTTTCTAGGGATCTTCATTATTGCCAATTTATCAACATTTGGCCTTCATGTGTGGCAGCTGGTTTGGGAAATTTCAAACCCCAATGGACTATTTGGATTTAAGATTCCGATCGACCCACTGCTTTACTCGATTCCTTTTAATGATGGAACATGGTTATGGCAGCTTTCAACTCCACTGCTCCTAGATCAATTTTTTGTTTGGATTTATGTGCACGGGTTTGTGTTTTGCTTGCTAGCACTCGCTGTTTATTATTTACTGACTGGACAGCCGAATAAGATACTTCTAGCGATGTTTGCAGGCCATTTTCTTCAATACTTGCTTATCCTCCCTTTTCACTTTTGGGTAGATGGACACCAAGTATGGTGGATTTATAATCAATGGTTTGGTACCACATTCACTGATCCGTTATTAGGCCATCGAACGATAACAGAGCCAATTATTCCAAGTCTTAATCATGTCTTTCCAAGCATGCATACATCTATAGCATTTGTCACTATTTTGCTAGCGCTTAGAGAAAAAGCAAAGCCGATACGATATTTCTTTGTTCCATTAAATATACTAATTATCATTTCTACGGTTTACTTAGGGATTCATTGGGTCATTGACCTTGCCGGTGGGATGATATTTGGATACGTTGTACTTAAACTTTCGGATAAAATAATGGCTACACAATGGAAAGAAAAATGGACTGCACTCAAAGAGAAAAAACCAGTTTATCATATGCCGCTTACAAAACCAGAAGTGAAACATCAAGAGAGTCATCTATTTTGGCGTGATGACAAATGA
- a CDS encoding pirin family protein: MYERGIQRKWKPHKKKNSSSHSSALLLEPGHWSEYDPFLLLAEDWFERGTFGLHPHRGIETVTYVIDGKLEHYDNKAGSGEIIAGETQWMTAGKGVLHAEEPAEGVVVHSLQLWVNLPRDNKMVEPRYQNLKTNDIPTRQEDGVTIRVISGQSGEVTAATKNYVPITMLECSFEENKTIVEALPSEYNGFIYILEGSGSFGKDNTVGTQGEVLWLERAQGDKSTIKMTSKEELKLLVYVGLPLNEPVVARGPFVMNTEEEIKQAYQDFRDGKFAE; encoded by the coding sequence ATGTATGAACGAGGGATACAAAGAAAGTGGAAGCCACACAAAAAAAAGAATAGTTCAAGTCATTCATCTGCTTTATTACTTGAGCCAGGTCATTGGAGCGAATATGACCCATTTTTATTACTAGCAGAAGATTGGTTTGAGCGAGGAACATTTGGTCTCCATCCACACCGAGGAATTGAAACGGTTACATACGTGATCGATGGAAAGCTCGAGCATTATGATAACAAAGCGGGCAGTGGGGAAATCATAGCAGGGGAAACACAATGGATGACAGCTGGAAAGGGAGTATTACATGCAGAAGAACCAGCAGAAGGAGTGGTCGTTCACTCTCTTCAGCTTTGGGTGAATTTACCGAGAGATAACAAGATGGTTGAGCCAAGATACCAAAATCTTAAGACGAATGATATTCCTACTCGACAAGAGGATGGAGTAACTATTCGTGTCATCTCAGGTCAGTCAGGTGAAGTTACTGCGGCTACTAAAAATTATGTGCCGATTACAATGCTTGAATGTAGCTTTGAAGAGAATAAAACAATAGTTGAGGCATTACCAAGTGAATATAACGGATTTATATATATCCTTGAAGGAAGCGGATCTTTCGGAAAGGACAATACTGTTGGAACACAAGGGGAGGTTTTGTGGTTAGAACGTGCCCAAGGTGACAAGAGTACAATTAAAATGACTTCCAAAGAAGAACTTAAGTTGCTTGTGTACGTTGGATTGCCTCTCAACGAGCCTGTTGTGGCGAGAGGGCCATTCGTAATGAATACAGAAGAAGAAATTAAACAAGCCTACCAAGACTTTCGTGATGGGAAATTTGCCGAGTAG
- the pepF gene encoding oligoendopeptidase F, which produces MATYSTREEVPVHEKWDLADLYPSLEEWESDYKLIEKKAIELKGFDGRILDAQSLYDFLVKQEQLSYTFKKVYVFAMLQVDIDTRVTSSQALLDKVKQLSVKVSSATSFFMPFLLSLDENTLKQYITEVKGLTYFEEDLYESYRFKKHVLSKEKEEILSELGEALSAPSSTFGMINNADIIFGEVTNDKGEKVELTRGMYAKLIEDENREKRREAYKAYYKPYVQLKNTIATTLSSAIKNNVKLSTMRNYHSSLEKALFADMVPTEVYDNLIKATKDNIAPMHQYMKLRKEKLGIEELRAYDLSVPLVKGVKQDIPYDEAFETMIKSLQPLGDEYCSTLQSFKEKRYLDVRETPGKRSGAYNIGVYGVHPFILLNHRDDLDSLFTLTHECGHGMHSYFSSSHQPQITAGYSIFVAEVASTVNEVLLIRYLLANTEDKEKKKHLLNHFIDSFKGTLFTQVMFAEFEKITHEKAEKGEPLNADVFNDIYESLFREFNGNEVVFDYEVKFGWTRIPHFYRPFYVYKYATGYAAAIDIADRLLQGEPQTLEQYLTFLKSGSSDYPLELLKKTGVDLTKPEPIKNALNVFGGLVEEFSTL; this is translated from the coding sequence ATGGCTACATATTCGACAAGAGAAGAAGTGCCTGTTCATGAAAAATGGGATTTAGCGGATTTATATCCTTCACTTGAGGAATGGGAAAGTGATTATAAGTTAATTGAAAAGAAGGCCATTGAGTTAAAAGGATTTGATGGGCGAATTTTGGATGCGCAAAGCTTATATGACTTTTTAGTAAAACAAGAACAACTTTCTTATACCTTTAAAAAAGTTTATGTGTTTGCGATGCTTCAGGTTGATATTGATACTCGTGTTACTTCATCACAAGCACTATTAGATAAAGTAAAACAATTAAGTGTCAAAGTGAGTTCTGCAACATCGTTTTTCATGCCATTTTTACTTAGCCTTGATGAGAATACCCTAAAACAATATATTACAGAAGTAAAAGGTCTAACGTATTTTGAAGAAGACCTTTATGAATCCTATCGATTTAAGAAACACGTTCTCTCAAAGGAAAAAGAAGAAATATTATCAGAATTAGGAGAGGCACTTTCTGCCCCTAGTTCTACGTTTGGAATGATTAACAATGCGGACATTATCTTTGGTGAGGTTACAAACGACAAGGGTGAAAAAGTCGAGTTAACACGAGGAATGTATGCAAAGTTAATAGAAGATGAAAATCGTGAGAAGCGAAGAGAAGCTTATAAAGCTTATTATAAGCCGTACGTTCAATTAAAAAATACAATTGCTACTACGTTATCGTCAGCTATAAAAAATAATGTGAAGCTTTCAACGATGCGAAATTATCATTCTTCGCTAGAGAAAGCATTGTTTGCTGATATGGTTCCTACCGAAGTTTACGATAATTTAATTAAAGCCACAAAAGACAATATTGCTCCTATGCACCAATATATGAAACTTCGCAAAGAAAAATTGGGGATTGAAGAACTAAGAGCTTATGATTTAAGTGTCCCATTGGTAAAAGGGGTTAAACAAGACATTCCTTATGACGAAGCATTTGAAACGATGATAAAAAGTTTACAACCACTCGGAGATGAGTATTGTTCCACTTTACAAAGTTTTAAAGAAAAACGGTATTTAGATGTAAGAGAAACTCCTGGAAAGCGATCGGGTGCTTACAATATTGGTGTTTATGGTGTTCATCCCTTTATTTTATTAAATCATCGGGATGACTTAGACAGTTTATTTACGTTAACGCATGAGTGCGGACACGGCATGCATTCTTATTTCAGTAGTTCTCATCAACCTCAAATTACAGCAGGTTATTCAATCTTTGTTGCAGAGGTAGCCTCAACGGTCAATGAGGTATTATTAATTCGATATTTGTTAGCAAACACAGAAGATAAAGAAAAGAAAAAACATTTACTAAATCATTTCATTGATAGCTTTAAAGGTACGTTGTTTACTCAAGTGATGTTTGCAGAATTTGAGAAAATTACTCATGAGAAGGCGGAAAAAGGTGAGCCGTTAAATGCGGATGTCTTTAATGATATATATGAGTCATTGTTTAGGGAGTTTAATGGCAATGAAGTTGTTTTTGATTACGAAGTGAAATTTGGATGGACGCGTATACCACATTTTTACCGACCTTTCTATGTGTATAAATACGCTACAGGTTATGCGGCAGCCATTGATATAGCTGATCGATTACTACAAGGGGAGCCACAAACATTAGAACAGTATTTAACCTTTTTAAAAAGTGGAAGTTCAGATTATCCTTTAGAACTATTAAAGAAAACAGGTGTCGACTTAACAAAACCGGAACCTATCAAAAATGCTCTAAACGTGTTTGGCGGGCTAGTTGAAGAGTTTTCTACATTATAA
- a CDS encoding YidH family protein, with product MEKGTTVESKYIQQHLANERTYLAWIRTSIALIGIGFLVASLHFNTTMTEVLSDTIAIVFCTFTFCVGVATIVISTIQYYRNRKTINEQTFYSSNLLIILMSSVMIMAFIFCLVYIFYV from the coding sequence ATGGAAAAGGGAACAACGGTCGAATCTAAATACATTCAACAACATCTGGCCAATGAGCGAACATATTTAGCATGGATACGGACAAGTATTGCATTAATCGGTATTGGTTTTTTAGTAGCAAGTCTTCACTTTAATACAACGATGACAGAAGTATTAAGTGACACGATAGCCATTGTTTTTTGTACTTTTACTTTTTGTGTAGGAGTAGCAACGATTGTTATCTCAACGATTCAATATTATCGAAATCGAAAAACAATAAATGAACAAACGTTTTATTCTTCTAATTTGCTCATTATTCTTATGTCTAGTGTTATGATTATGGCCTTTATCTTTTGTTTAGTCTACATTTTTTATGTCTAA
- a CDS encoding alpha/beta-type small acid-soluble spore protein translates to MARSNSSNQLLVQGAEAALDQMKYEIAQEFGVQLGPDATSRSNGSVGGEITKRLVQQAQQQLR, encoded by the coding sequence ATGGCACGAAGCAACAGCAGTAATCAACTTCTAGTACAAGGTGCAGAAGCTGCACTAGACCAAATGAAGTATGAGATCGCACAAGAATTCGGTGTACAACTTGGTCCAGATGCAACATCTCGCTCGAACGGTTCTGTAGGTGGAGAAATCACAAAACGCCTAGTACAACAAGCTCAACAACAATTACGTTAA